The proteins below come from a single Gordonia sp. X0973 genomic window:
- a CDS encoding DUF3558 family protein, whose translation MATRVDSWIWSIRLTKTRSAAGAACRAGHVRVNGATAKPAQVITVGDEVRVRVGGRERVVEVAREVSKRVSAPVATACYIDKSPPPPSKEVLASQPRRDRGAGRPTKRERRELDRFRTAASMVAVLAALAVAVTGCGRHDDSGGGNSNNGVPQAPAEAGTGPFFGECGGVTTDEVMQITGFGGLQNTVNNTSSCEWAAGSSRSGAVASFNWYRGSPIARERATEQLSRAVTKNLEIKGNKGFIAWDQTICEVGMGFGADFFEWSVRADALSPQPVEQLCDATKKLATMSIERSS comes from the coding sequence ATGGCCACTCGAGTTGACTCCTGGATCTGGTCGATCCGGCTGACCAAGACGCGCTCGGCCGCCGGCGCCGCGTGCCGCGCCGGACACGTGCGCGTCAACGGGGCGACCGCCAAACCCGCGCAGGTGATCACCGTCGGCGACGAGGTGCGGGTGCGCGTCGGCGGCAGGGAGCGGGTCGTCGAGGTGGCCCGCGAGGTCTCCAAGCGGGTGTCGGCACCCGTGGCGACGGCGTGCTACATCGACAAGAGCCCGCCGCCACCGTCGAAAGAGGTCTTGGCCAGCCAGCCCCGTCGCGATCGGGGAGCGGGCCGGCCCACCAAGCGGGAACGTCGCGAACTCGACCGGTTCCGCACCGCGGCGTCGATGGTCGCGGTCCTGGCCGCGCTCGCAGTGGCCGTCACCGGGTGCGGACGCCACGACGACTCGGGCGGCGGCAACAGTAACAACGGCGTCCCGCAGGCTCCGGCCGAGGCGGGCACCGGTCCGTTCTTCGGCGAATGCGGGGGAGTGACCACCGACGAGGTCATGCAGATCACCGGCTTCGGCGGACTGCAGAACACGGTCAACAACACCTCGTCGTGCGAGTGGGCGGCCGGCTCCAGCCGCAGCGGCGCCGTGGCGTCGTTCAACTGGTACCGCGGCTCGCCGATCGCCCGCGAGCGCGCCACCGAGCAGCTTTCGCGCGCGGTCACCAAGAATCTGGAGATCAAGGGCAACAAGGGCTTCATCGCGTGGGATCAGACCATCTGCGAGGTCGGCATGGGCTTCGGCGCCGACTTCTTCGAATGGTCGGTGCGCGCCGACGCCCTCTCACCGCAACCCGTCGAGCAGCTCTGCGATGCGACGAAGAAACTCGCGACCATGAGCATCGAGAGGTCGTCATGA
- a CDS encoding DUF1508 domain-containing protein — MSAKFEVFTGKDGKYHFHLKAANGEITAESQAYTTKENALNGIAAIKRDAPDAPVVEL, encoded by the coding sequence ATGAGTGCGAAGTTCGAGGTTTTCACCGGTAAGGACGGGAAGTACCACTTCCACCTAAAGGCGGCGAACGGCGAGATTACCGCCGAAAGTCAGGCGTACACGACCAAGGAGAACGCCTTGAACGGCATCGCTGCGATCAAGCGCGACGCGCCTGATGCGCCCGTCGTCGAACTCTGA
- a CDS encoding alpha/beta hydrolase family protein, translating to MVLAALMAAALCAGTAQAAPASRITSSYDDGPQETTLVVYSAAMRQAYPITVLKPRNQNKPAPVLYLLNGAGGGEDSATWAARTTYTKFFKNKNVYVVTPIGGAFSYYTDWMHRDLMLGKPMWQTFLTKELPPLINAKFNTTKRNAVAGISMAGTSVFNLAIAKPGLYRSVAAFSGCARTSDPLGQQYIKMVIDRGQGNIANMWGPLNGPGWRKNDPYIQAPRLRGTKIYMTTGTGLPGAHENLADKGIAGDPGTLANQTIVGGLIEAAVNQCTQDMAVRLSSLGIPFKLTTRPGGTHSWGYWEDDLHNTWPSLARDLRTR from the coding sequence ATGGTGCTGGCCGCATTGATGGCTGCGGCGCTGTGCGCCGGGACCGCGCAAGCCGCTCCCGCCTCCCGCATCACGAGCAGCTACGACGACGGCCCGCAGGAGACGACGCTCGTCGTGTACTCCGCGGCCATGCGCCAGGCCTACCCCATCACGGTCCTTAAGCCGCGCAACCAGAACAAGCCGGCCCCGGTCCTCTATCTGCTCAACGGCGCCGGCGGCGGCGAGGACTCGGCCACCTGGGCCGCACGCACCACCTACACCAAGTTCTTCAAGAACAAGAACGTCTACGTGGTCACCCCCATCGGCGGCGCCTTCAGCTACTACACCGACTGGATGCACCGCGACCTCATGCTCGGCAAGCCCATGTGGCAGACCTTCCTCACCAAGGAACTGCCCCCGCTGATCAACGCGAAGTTCAACACGACCAAGCGCAACGCCGTCGCCGGCATCTCGATGGCGGGCACCTCGGTGTTCAACCTGGCAATCGCGAAGCCCGGCCTGTACCGCTCCGTCGCCGCCTTCAGCGGCTGCGCCCGCACCAGCGACCCGCTGGGCCAGCAGTACATCAAGATGGTCATCGACCGCGGCCAGGGCAACATCGCCAACATGTGGGGCCCGCTCAACGGTCCCGGTTGGCGCAAGAACGACCCGTACATCCAGGCACCGCGCCTGCGCGGCACCAAGATCTACATGACCACCGGCACCGGACTCCCCGGTGCGCACGAGAACCTCGCCGACAAGGGCATCGCCGGCGACCCCGGCACCCTGGCCAACCAGACCATCGTCGGCGGACTCATCGAAGCCGCGGTCAACCAGTGCACGCAGGACATGGCCGTCCGCCTGAGCTCGTTGGGCATCCCGTTCAAGCTCACTACCCGCCCCGGCGGCACCCACTCGTGGGGCTACTGGGAGGACGATCTCCACAACACCTGGCCCAGCCTGGCCCGCGACCTGCGCACGCGGTAG
- a CDS encoding acetoacetate decarboxylase family protein, which translates to MPVQIRDARCFVAGFSASADAVRRAIAPTDLQPVVINPRSLDPRRFGQARTVAMLVFVQYIDGDLGPYHEFGVCFLVNEPGTSTSPVASLRSLLRSDARALIHHLPVDGEFTLAAGRGIWGFPKTMAEFDVDHDSPRKHGAVRADDQEICDLTIAPGIPVPDQPGGATLQAYSHLDGTTRRTPWRLSGTHGVRTRPGGAKLVLGGHPIADELRSLDLSRHALMTSSVAKLQMSFDDAVVV; encoded by the coding sequence ATGCCGGTGCAGATCCGCGACGCGCGCTGCTTCGTCGCCGGGTTCAGCGCGTCGGCCGACGCCGTCCGCCGCGCCATCGCACCGACCGACCTGCAACCGGTCGTCATCAATCCGCGTAGCCTCGATCCACGGCGGTTCGGCCAGGCCCGCACCGTGGCGATGCTCGTATTCGTCCAGTACATCGACGGCGACCTGGGTCCCTACCACGAGTTCGGCGTCTGCTTCCTCGTCAACGAGCCGGGCACCTCGACGTCGCCGGTCGCCTCCCTGCGCTCACTCCTGCGCAGCGACGCCCGCGCCCTGATCCACCACCTACCCGTCGACGGGGAGTTCACCCTCGCCGCGGGTCGGGGGATCTGGGGCTTCCCCAAGACGATGGCGGAGTTCGACGTCGATCACGACTCCCCGCGCAAGCACGGCGCCGTGCGCGCCGACGACCAAGAGATCTGCGACCTCACGATCGCACCCGGAATCCCGGTGCCCGACCAACCCGGCGGCGCGACGTTGCAGGCCTACTCCCACCTCGACGGCACCACTCGACGCACCCCGTGGCGCCTCTCCGGAACCCACGGCGTCCGCACCCGCCCCGGCGGCGCGAAACTCGTCCTCGGCGGGCACCCGATCGCCGACGAGCTGCGCTCCCTGGACCTCTCCCGCCACGCGCTCATGACCTCGTCGGTGGCGAAACTGCAGATGTCGTTCGACGACGCCGTGGTCGTGTAG
- a CDS encoding IS481 family transposase, which yields MTHANAPLTPTGRRRLAVLVVDQGWSLRRAAERFQCSPATAKRWSDRYRAGLPLTDRSSRPQSSPRRLARKVEQRIIGLRFTRRWGPHRIAYHLGLNRSTVEQVLKRYRMPLLAHLDQATGLPVRRPAPVRYEVDRPGRLVHIDIKKQGRIPDGGGWRAHGRGSIQDRAADTARERACRAGAKSSRGYRYLHHAVDDYSRVAYSEILDDERKETAAGFWLRASEFFAGIGVTVTAVMTDNGACYRSHAFADALGPTIKHKWTRPYRPQTNGKVERFNRTLAAEWAYARPYANETERDAAYTAWLHHYNHHRPHTGIDGQVPSARVHNLTGKYT from the coding sequence ATGACCCACGCTAATGCACCTCTGACTCCTACGGGCCGTCGACGTCTGGCTGTGCTGGTTGTTGATCAGGGGTGGTCGTTGCGGCGTGCTGCTGAACGGTTTCAGTGCTCACCGGCAACGGCCAAACGCTGGTCTGACCGCTACCGGGCGGGGTTGCCGTTGACCGATCGCAGCTCCCGACCCCAGTCCTCACCGCGGCGGCTGGCACGCAAGGTCGAACAACGAATCATCGGTCTGCGGTTCACCCGCCGGTGGGGGCCACATCGGATCGCCTATCACCTGGGCCTGAACAGATCGACCGTCGAGCAGGTCCTCAAGCGGTACCGCATGCCGTTGCTGGCCCATCTCGATCAAGCCACCGGACTCCCGGTGCGCCGCCCGGCCCCGGTCCGATACGAAGTCGACCGGCCCGGGCGGCTGGTGCACATCGACATCAAGAAGCAAGGTCGAATCCCCGATGGCGGTGGTTGGCGCGCCCATGGCCGAGGCTCGATACAAGACCGGGCCGCAGACACCGCCCGGGAAAGAGCCTGCCGCGCGGGGGCGAAAAGCTCGCGCGGCTACCGCTATCTGCATCACGCCGTCGACGACTACTCGCGGGTCGCCTATTCCGAGATCCTCGACGACGAACGTAAAGAGACCGCCGCAGGGTTCTGGTTACGGGCCAGCGAGTTCTTCGCAGGTATCGGCGTCACGGTCACCGCGGTGATGACCGACAACGGTGCCTGCTACCGCTCCCACGCCTTCGCCGACGCCCTGGGACCCACGATCAAGCACAAGTGGACCCGCCCGTATCGACCGCAAACCAACGGGAAAGTCGAACGATTCAACCGCACCCTGGCCGCCGAATGGGCCTACGCCCGGCCCTACGCCAACGAAACCGAACGCGACGCCGCCTACACCGCCTGGCTACACCACTACAATCACCACCGACCCCACACCGGCATCGACGGCCAAGTCCCCTCAGCCCGCGTTCACAACCTCACAGGGAAGTACACCTAG
- a CDS encoding GH92 family glycosyl hydrolase, translating into MDPLRRGDGPTYGVNAKPGVGLSSAHPWGFRVTAGAGRRWRATVVDTGLEGREIGDGQALRYAAFCVFDDGEPDVRDGYASTAVALDVVFTDGTRLSEAGSADEYGTALDASAQYGARMLGVDQWSSRTVTLAGVGGKTVERVELTGWVPARVEPDAREREQAGFVDAVALVEVSESADPIDRVRTTRGTFSSDRFSRGGCAPLVAVPHGFVFGLPMTDAGNRGWPYSYHEASRVDSNPPDDPSTDNASVVPYLQAFATSHIPSPWMGDRGSFQVFPHPLAHPKPDREDRALPFSHDREIDRPHLYSVVLDDGVHQPIRAELTAGSHSVWLRATYGGDIGSLIFDQIDGDGHLDLPDPVPGERYVATGYVDGPGGLTHVPRTYVYVEVDGRVLSARRFPGHEREAVLGVLTVGLKGDDRRITVGIGVSHISVEQAERNLDADRGSRYTDSASASSALDHPQSDRPDGGRDLDHRRSGGSRGGSRYADSASASPALDHPQSDRPDGGRVDPSRKARNRIETTQDDGTTFDAVVTDTREQWEQLLGRLAVDGATPTELTSLYSSLYRVHLYPNTASEHTPDGWKFASPFAYPPDVQDSPSHTGRRVVDGQLTVTDGFWDSYRASWPLRTLLAPGLTGRLLDGFVEHYRDGGWVSRWSAPAPADIMTGTSSDAVFADAALAGIGELGDFDVIGAYDSCLRNATVPSSNRFVGRKGMDRSMFTGYADTDEHEGMSWTIDAAINDAAIGAFSQYLAQRFPEHERADEFAANATWFAARGARYALMFDEGTGFFRGRDGSGAWRSGPFDPRNWGTDYTETNAWGTRFTAPQDGQGLAELYGGRAELEETLDEFMALPETGRAQFMGGYPVVIHEMREARDTRMGMLALSNQPAHHIPFMYAFASRPGSRAHAKTQAIVRDAVRRLFTGSDLGQGYPGDEDNGEMSAWYLFAVSGLYPLTIGSGLFVLCAPAFPRLTWTMENGKRLDIVARGASAENCYVQSVIVDGQPWKRVTIERERIVGGAVIEFELGPEPSDWAEGSVPPSLTAVGDAPRPPVDLTSPALSGAMGGPDTANAFDDSSATAPAVLNAGGWVGWDFGEPTAVDHYTLTVVEPGRYRWELQGRGSDGDWATLSACEAEFRWERQTRVFAAAGAYSAYRVVFGDPVQLAQLELLRLDGA; encoded by the coding sequence GTGGACCCGCTCCGACGTGGGGACGGTCCAACCTATGGGGTCAACGCCAAGCCCGGCGTCGGGCTGTCCTCCGCGCACCCGTGGGGTTTCCGGGTAACCGCGGGCGCCGGGCGACGGTGGCGCGCGACGGTCGTCGACACCGGCTTGGAAGGCCGTGAGATCGGCGACGGCCAGGCACTGCGCTACGCCGCGTTCTGCGTCTTCGACGACGGTGAGCCCGATGTCCGCGACGGGTACGCGTCGACGGCGGTGGCGCTCGACGTGGTCTTCACCGACGGGACCCGGCTCTCCGAGGCGGGGTCGGCCGACGAGTACGGCACCGCCCTGGACGCGTCGGCCCAGTACGGCGCGCGGATGCTGGGCGTCGACCAGTGGTCGTCGCGGACGGTGACCCTCGCCGGGGTCGGCGGGAAGACGGTGGAGCGCGTCGAGCTGACCGGCTGGGTGCCGGCGCGCGTGGAGCCGGATGCGCGGGAGCGCGAACAGGCGGGATTCGTCGACGCGGTCGCCCTCGTCGAGGTGTCCGAATCCGCCGATCCGATCGACCGGGTCCGCACCACCCGGGGGACCTTCTCGTCGGACCGGTTCTCGCGCGGTGGCTGCGCGCCGCTCGTGGCGGTGCCGCACGGCTTCGTCTTCGGGCTGCCCATGACCGATGCGGGCAACCGGGGGTGGCCGTACTCGTATCACGAGGCCAGTCGCGTCGACTCCAATCCGCCCGACGACCCGTCGACCGACAATGCGAGCGTCGTGCCCTATCTGCAGGCCTTCGCCACCTCGCACATCCCGTCGCCGTGGATGGGCGACCGCGGCAGCTTCCAGGTGTTCCCGCACCCGCTGGCGCACCCCAAGCCCGACCGGGAGGATCGGGCGCTGCCCTTCTCCCACGACCGGGAGATCGATCGGCCGCATTTGTATTCGGTGGTCCTCGACGACGGGGTACACCAACCGATCCGCGCCGAGCTGACCGCCGGCTCGCATTCGGTGTGGTTGCGTGCGACGTATGGCGGGGACATCGGCTCGCTCATCTTCGACCAGATCGATGGCGACGGGCATCTCGACCTGCCCGATCCGGTGCCGGGGGAGCGGTATGTCGCGACGGGATATGTCGACGGACCGGGCGGTCTGACCCATGTGCCGCGGACCTACGTGTACGTCGAGGTCGACGGTAGGGTGCTCAGCGCCCGACGCTTCCCCGGGCATGAGCGCGAGGCCGTCCTGGGCGTCCTCACCGTCGGACTGAAGGGCGACGACCGCCGCATCACGGTCGGGATCGGTGTCTCGCATATCAGCGTGGAGCAGGCCGAGCGCAATCTCGACGCCGATCGTGGGTCTCGATACACCGACTCGGCTAGCGCCTCGTCGGCACTCGACCACCCACAGTCGGATCGTCCAGACGGTGGTCGAGATCTCGATCACCGACGGTCGGGCGGATCCCGCGGTGGGTCTCGATACGCCGACTCGGCTAGCGCCTCGCCGGCACTCGACCACCCACAGTCGGATCGTCCAGACGGTGGTCGAGTGGATCCGAGCCGCAAGGCGAGGAACCGTATCGAGACCACGCAAGACGACGGCACAACCTTCGACGCCGTCGTCACGGACACGCGCGAGCAGTGGGAGCAGTTGCTCGGGCGTCTCGCCGTCGACGGTGCGACACCGACGGAACTGACGTCGCTGTACTCGTCGCTGTATCGCGTGCATCTGTACCCGAACACCGCGTCGGAGCACACGCCGGACGGCTGGAAGTTCGCATCGCCGTTCGCCTATCCGCCGGATGTGCAGGACTCGCCGTCGCACACCGGGCGGCGCGTCGTCGACGGGCAGCTGACCGTCACCGACGGGTTCTGGGACTCGTACCGGGCGAGTTGGCCGCTGCGCACGCTGCTCGCCCCCGGACTGACCGGGCGGCTGCTCGACGGATTCGTCGAGCACTATCGCGACGGTGGCTGGGTGAGCCGGTGGTCGGCGCCGGCACCCGCCGACATCATGACCGGCACCTCGAGCGACGCGGTGTTCGCCGACGCGGCGCTGGCCGGGATCGGGGAACTCGGCGACTTCGACGTGATCGGCGCCTACGACTCCTGTCTGCGCAATGCGACGGTGCCGTCGTCGAACCGGTTCGTCGGGCGCAAGGGGATGGACCGCTCGATGTTCACCGGGTATGCCGACACCGACGAGCACGAGGGGATGTCGTGGACGATCGACGCCGCGATCAACGACGCGGCGATTGGGGCGTTTTCGCAGTATCTGGCGCAGCGCTTCCCCGAGCACGAGCGCGCCGACGAGTTCGCCGCCAACGCGACGTGGTTCGCCGCGCGGGGTGCGCGCTACGCGTTGATGTTCGACGAGGGGACCGGCTTCTTCCGCGGCCGGGATGGATCTGGCGCGTGGCGCAGCGGCCCCTTCGACCCGCGAAATTGGGGGACCGACTACACCGAGACCAACGCCTGGGGCACCCGGTTCACCGCGCCGCAGGACGGGCAGGGGTTGGCCGAACTGTACGGCGGCCGGGCGGAGCTGGAGGAGACCCTCGACGAGTTCATGGCACTGCCGGAAACCGGGCGCGCGCAGTTCATGGGCGGCTATCCCGTCGTCATCCACGAGATGCGCGAGGCCCGCGACACCCGGATGGGGATGCTCGCACTGTCGAATCAGCCGGCCCACCACATCCCGTTCATGTACGCGTTCGCATCGCGGCCCGGAAGTCGGGCGCACGCGAAGACGCAGGCGATCGTGCGCGACGCCGTGCGTCGGCTGTTCACCGGTTCCGACCTGGGGCAGGGATACCCGGGCGACGAGGACAACGGCGAGATGTCGGCGTGGTACCTGTTCGCGGTGTCGGGGCTGTATCCGCTGACCATCGGCAGCGGGCTATTCGTGCTGTGTGCGCCCGCCTTCCCGCGTCTGACGTGGACGATGGAGAACGGCAAGCGTCTGGACATCGTGGCGCGCGGCGCGTCCGCGGAGAACTGCTACGTGCAGTCGGTGATTGTCGACGGGCAGCCGTGGAAACGGGTCACCATCGAGCGGGAGCGGATCGTCGGCGGGGCCGTCATCGAATTCGAGCTGGGGCCGGAGCCGTCGGATTGGGCGGAGGGTTCGGTACCGCCGTCGTTGACTGCCGTGGGGGATGCGCCGCGCCCGCCCGTCGACCTCACCTCACCGGCGCTCTCCGGCGCGATGGGCGGACCCGACACTGCCAATGCGTTCGACGACTCGTCGGCCACCGCCCCAGCTGTCTTGAACGCAGGTGGCTGGGTCGGCTGGGATTTCGGGGAGCCGACGGCCGTGGATCACTACACGCTGACCGTCGTCGAACCGGGGCGTTATCGGTGGGAGCTGCAGGGCCGCGGATCGGATGGCGACTGGGCGACGCTGAGCGCGTGCGAGGCCGAGTTCCGTTGGGAGCGGCAGACGCGGGTCTTCGCCGCTGCCGGTGCCTATTCCGCCTACCGTGTGGTGTTCGGTGACCCCGTTCAGCTGGCCCAGCTGGAGTTGCTGCGCCTCGACGGCGCCTGA